Proteins encoded together in one Halothermothrix orenii H 168 window:
- a CDS encoding sugar ABC transporter permease, giving the protein MIDSYKTRNTIKLTFTYLFIGIMILIALFPALWIFSGSLNPGHSLFSTKFIPENATFIHYKELFQETDFGIWYINTLKVGAGTAILGVFLASLTAYAFSRLKFAGRKVGMMVMLIIQVFPGVMSMVALYVLLNLVELLDTHIGLIIIYAAGTVPYHSWLMKGYLDTIPKSLEEAAIIDGASHWKIFWTIILPLAIPMLSVLALFYFVAPFGDFLFARLVITSPDKWTLALGLYEFVVDQYGKNFTIFAAGSLLAAIPILILHLSMQSMLVSGLTRGANKG; this is encoded by the coding sequence ATGATTGATTCTTATAAAACACGGAATACTATTAAATTGACATTTACATACCTGTTCATTGGGATAATGATTCTGATAGCCTTATTTCCGGCCCTCTGGATTTTCAGTGGTTCTTTAAATCCGGGTCATAGCCTCTTTTCAACTAAATTTATTCCTGAAAATGCTACCTTTATTCACTATAAAGAGCTTTTCCAGGAAACAGATTTCGGTATCTGGTATATCAATACCCTGAAAGTTGGTGCCGGAACTGCGATACTGGGTGTTTTCCTGGCTTCCCTTACCGCCTATGCCTTTTCACGGTTAAAGTTTGCCGGACGTAAAGTTGGGATGATGGTCATGCTGATCATCCAGGTCTTTCCGGGTGTTATGTCCATGGTAGCCCTGTATGTTTTGCTTAATCTAGTTGAATTACTGGATACCCATATCGGGTTGATTATAATATATGCCGCGGGTACGGTACCTTATCATTCATGGTTGATGAAGGGTTATCTCGATACAATTCCCAAGTCCCTTGAAGAAGCAGCCATTATTGATGGTGCCAGTCACTGGAAAATCTTCTGGACAATTATATTACCCCTGGCGATACCGATGTTATCTGTCCTGGCCCTTTTTTACTTTGTAGCTCCTTTCGGTGATTTCCTCTTTGCCCGGCTGGTAATCACCAGTCCTGATAAATGGACTCTGGCTCTGGGCCTGTATGAATTTGTTGTTGACCAGTATGGAAAGAACTTTACAATCTTTGCAGCCGGTTCCCTGCTGGCAGCAATTCCCATCCTTATCCTGCATCTAAGCATGCAAAGCATGCTGGTCAGTGGGTTAACCAGGGGAGCCAACAAAGGATAA
- a CDS encoding carbohydrate ABC transporter permease, translated as MEKRSNHRYIAAISSAIYMGTGQLFNRQWVKGFLLVLFNTFVLFEALPVLLAGIRGLITLGETPMEDHSLFLIVNGIISILLLIVVIGIYIFNIRDAYKNGERIDEGKSPRGIMVSLKNLMVNSYAYLVLSPGALAICAVIFLPLVYTVILGFTNYDLYHSPPGKLIDWVGFRNFTKLMRGGMWASTFWKIFGWTVVWSLLGTLTQYLLGGFTAILLNNPKLKFKKILRTLLIIPWAVPGFVSVLIWRGMLNTNFGVINKILTGWFNVSQVPWLHNPLWAKVAVLMVNLWLGFPYAMIVVTGILQSIDKNLYEAATVDGASSWQRFKFITMPLVLFSMAPLMIMTFAYNFNNFTLIFLLNGGGPARVDYAGGGGATDILISWVYKLTFNRLKYNYAAAISLIIFIIVAGFAIYNFRRTRSYQEEEMLQ; from the coding sequence ATGGAAAAAAGAAGCAACCACCGGTACATTGCAGCTATATCTTCTGCAATATATATGGGTACCGGACAGCTCTTCAACAGGCAGTGGGTCAAGGGTTTTCTCCTGGTGTTATTTAACACCTTTGTTCTCTTTGAAGCCCTGCCAGTGTTACTGGCCGGGATAAGGGGGCTAATAACTCTTGGAGAAACCCCCATGGAGGATCATTCACTTTTTCTTATAGTTAATGGTATTATTTCAATTCTATTGCTAATAGTTGTAATTGGTATTTACATATTTAATATAAGAGATGCCTATAAAAATGGGGAAAGAATAGATGAAGGTAAGTCCCCGAGGGGAATTATGGTATCTTTAAAGAATTTAATGGTTAACAGTTATGCTTACCTGGTTTTAAGTCCGGGCGCCCTGGCTATATGTGCTGTTATCTTTTTGCCTTTAGTTTATACTGTTATCCTTGGATTTACAAATTATGACCTGTACCATTCCCCTCCCGGAAAATTAATAGACTGGGTTGGTTTCAGGAATTTTACAAAGTTGATGCGGGGCGGGATGTGGGCCTCAACCTTCTGGAAGATTTTTGGCTGGACCGTAGTCTGGTCACTTCTGGGGACATTAACCCAGTATTTACTAGGTGGTTTTACAGCAATACTCCTGAATAACCCCAAATTAAAATTCAAAAAGATATTAAGGACTCTTTTAATTATACCCTGGGCTGTCCCGGGTTTTGTCAGTGTCTTAATATGGAGAGGGATGTTAAATACCAATTTCGGGGTTATTAATAAAATTTTGACTGGATGGTTTAATGTATCACAGGTTCCCTGGCTTCATAATCCATTATGGGCCAAGGTTGCTGTACTGATGGTAAACCTGTGGCTTGGATTTCCCTATGCCATGATTGTGGTTACCGGTATTCTCCAGAGTATTGATAAAAACCTGTATGAAGCGGCCACAGTTGACGGGGCCAGCAGCTGGCAAAGATTTAAATTTATTACAATGCCCCTTGTGTTATTTTCAATGGCTCCTTTGATGATTATGACTTTTGCCTATAATTTCAATAACTTTACTTTGATATTCCTGCTTAACGGGGGAGGTCCGGCCCGGGTGGATTACGCAGGTGGTGGTGGTGCCACCGATATCCTGATTTCCTGGGTTTATAAGTTAACCTTTAATAGATTGAAATACAACTACGCTGCAGCCATTTCTCTGATTATATTTATTATTGTAGCTGGATTTGCTATCTATAACTTCCGGAGGACCCGGTCATACCAGGAGGAGGAGATGCTACAATGA
- a CDS encoding maltodextrin ABC transporter substrate-binding protein gives MKKVLTLLSVLVLVVGMTLSASAVKLVVWESPGPEEEFIQEMGKIYTEQTGVEIEVQPVDQINQDDKLALDGPAGKGADIVVWPHDGIGRSVEQGLIWPIPEDKVDTSAFTESSLNALTYKGKLYGLPYAVESVALLYNKDLLPEVPETFDEFLAKVKELNKPAEGQFGFMANIGDLYHVFGFISGYGGYIFKQTENGLDINDIGLDSPGAIKAMKFIKSFRTSGLMPEGTTGDVMNGLFSQGSLAAVIDGLWALEGYREAGVNFGVAPLPRLDNGEYPHTFIGVKGYYISAFSEHKEEALKFIQWLTTKENSFKHYQKTYVIPPRKDVMEMPEFKENKVVEAFAIQASRGMPMPNVPEMMAVWEPANNALSFILQDQVTPEEAAKLCVQRIQDNIEMMKE, from the coding sequence ATGAAAAAAGTTTTAACTTTACTCTCTGTTTTAGTTTTAGTTGTTGGTATGACTTTAAGTGCCAGTGCTGTAAAGCTGGTAGTCTGGGAATCTCCCGGTCCTGAAGAAGAATTTATTCAGGAAATGGGTAAAATTTACACTGAACAAACCGGTGTTGAAATTGAGGTGCAACCAGTAGACCAGATTAACCAGGATGATAAACTGGCCCTGGATGGTCCTGCTGGAAAGGGAGCCGATATTGTTGTCTGGCCCCATGATGGTATCGGTCGTTCTGTAGAGCAGGGTTTAATCTGGCCTATTCCTGAAGATAAGGTGGATACCAGTGCCTTTACAGAGTCTTCTCTCAACGCGCTGACTTACAAGGGTAAGCTATATGGATTACCATATGCTGTTGAAAGTGTGGCCCTGTTATATAACAAGGATCTGTTACCAGAAGTACCTGAAACCTTTGATGAGTTTTTGGCTAAAGTAAAAGAACTAAATAAACCGGCTGAGGGCCAGTTTGGTTTTATGGCCAACATCGGTGACCTCTACCACGTTTTCGGGTTTATCTCCGGTTATGGTGGTTATATCTTTAAACAGACCGAAAATGGTCTTGACATAAATGATATCGGTCTGGATAGCCCTGGTGCTATTAAAGCCATGAAGTTTATAAAGAGCTTCAGGACCTCAGGTTTAATGCCTGAAGGTACTACCGGTGATGTTATGAATGGTCTCTTTTCCCAGGGTTCTCTGGCAGCTGTTATTGACGGACTATGGGCTTTAGAAGGTTATCGTGAAGCCGGGGTTAACTTTGGTGTTGCTCCCCTGCCCAGGCTTGATAATGGTGAATATCCCCATACCTTCATAGGCGTTAAAGGTTACTACATCAGTGCCTTCAGTGAACATAAAGAAGAAGCCCTGAAATTCATTCAGTGGTTAACCACTAAAGAGAATTCCTTTAAACATTATCAGAAGACATATGTAATTCCTCCACGTAAAGATGTAATGGAAATGCCTGAATTTAAAGAAAATAAAGTTGTTGAAGCTTTTGCTATTCAGGCTTCAAGGGGTATGCCAATGCCGAATGTACCTGAAATGATGGCTGTATGGGAACCGGCTAATAATGCCCTTTCTTTCATCCTTCAGGATCAGGTTACACCTGAAGAAGCAGCTAAACTCTGTGTTCAGAGAATCCAGGATAATATTGAAATGATGAAAGAATAA